A stretch of DNA from Thermoanaerobaculia bacterium:
GTGGTACAGGATCATCGCCGCCGCGTCCTCGAGGAGCGCCTGCTTCAGGATCTCGCGCGGCTCGACGAGCGCGCGGTCGATCGTCCCCGTGTAGCACTCCCGGTCCCGGAGCAGCCGGTGGCGCGCATCCAGGAGCAGCACTCCCGTCGATTCCTGCGTGCGCCGCGCATAGAGCCGCGTCAGGTAGGTGGCGACGCGTTCGGGGCTCGAGAACTTCTCGCGGGCGACCTCGTCGCTTCCCATCCGCGCGGCGAGCTCGATCGCGGCGGAAAGGGTCAGCGCCTGGACCCGGCCGAGACGGAGCTTCACGAGCTGCCCCGCCGAGAGCGTCGAGAGACGCGCGAGCCCGCCCGCTTCCTTCAGGACCGCCTGCGCGAGCGCCACCGAGCTCTCGCCGCGGCGGCCGGTCCGGAGGAGGATCGCGAGGAGCTCGTGGTGCGCCAGGGCCTTCGGGCCGAGGCGGTCGAGGCGCTCGCGCGGACGCTCCTCTTCCGGGAGGTCCCGCAACATCGACGAACTCACGCCGCGGCCTCGTTCCCGACGGAGCCGGCGAGCTCCCGATAGAGCGCCTCGATCCGGTCGAGCCGGACCTTCGACGAGAAGCCCGCCTCGACCCGGGCGCGTCCGCCGCGGGCGAGCCGAGACGCCTCCTCGGGATTCGCCGCGATCCGGACGATCGCCTCCGCCGCGGCGGCGGGGTCCTTCACCGGCACGAGCAGCCCCGACTCGCCGTCGACGACGAGCTCGGGATTCCCGCCGGCGGCCGTCGCGATCACCGGCTTCCCGAGCGCCATCGCTTCCCGGATCGTCCCGGTCACGCCGAGACCCTCGTAGGAGAGGTCGATCGCGAGATCGGCGGCCATGAGGACCTTCGGCATGTCGTAACGGAAGCCGATCGGAAGCACCGCGTCCGCGACGCCGCGGGCCGCCGCGTAGGCCGCGACCTCCGCTTTCTGCTCCTCGTTCTTGCAGGCGACGATCGCGGTCTTCAGGTTCGGGATGCGCGGCCGCGCGAGCGCCGTCGCGTCGACGAGATGCTTCCACCCTTTCCACTCGCGGGCGCCGACCTGCACCACCAGGAAGTCCTCGCCGCCCACGCCCCATTCCCGCCGCACCTCGCCGCGGTCGAGCTTCGCCGGATCGAAGACGTCGAGGTCGACCCCCGCGTAGATCACGCGGACCTGGTCGGGGCGAAGCCTTCCCGAGGCGACGATCACCTTCTTGATGTCCTCGCAGACGGTGACCACGGCGCCCAGACGGACGTGGAACTTCGTCCGGTTGAACGCGTCGAGAGGAAAGGAGACGCCGCGATTGACGACGATCGCCGGCTTCCTCCGTCCGAGGAACGTCGCCGCGAGCGCGACGGAATGCGCGATTCCCTTGTGGACGTGGACGACGTCCACCGCGCGCTCGCGGTAGAGGCGCGCGAGCTTCGCCGCCGATCCGAGGTCGAACTCGTTTCGCATCGGGAGCCCGATGAAATCGACGCCGGCCGCCGCACAGCGCTCGCGGATCTGCCCCTCGCCTCGCGAGACGACGGCCACGCGATGCCCGCGGCGATGCAGGTTCTCGGCGAGCTGGAACATCTGGACGACCGAGCCCGTGTTGAAGTGCCCCTTCTCGAGCACCTGCAGGATCGAGAGGGGCTTCACGCCACGCTCCAAAGCGGCTTCACGCCGCGCTCCAACGCGGCTTCACGCCACGCTCCAACGCGGCTTCACGCCGCTCTCCCGAAGAACTCCCTCACCGTTTCGACCACGAAATCGCGTTCGGCGTCGGAGAGCTCGTAGAACATCGGCAGCGACAGGATCCGTCCGGCGATCCGCTCGGTCTCCGGGAGCGCCGGCGGAGCGGGCTTCAATCGCGCGAGGGTCGCCGGCTGGCGGTGGTTCGGGAGCGGGTAGTGCACCCCCGTCTCGATTCCGCGCTCTTTCAGGAACGCGGCGAGCGCATCCCGCGCGTCGGTCTGGATCACGTACAGGTGGTAGACGGCCTCGCCGCCGGCGGGCTCCGGCGGCGTCTCGACGATTCCCGCGAGAGCCTCGGTGTAGCCTCGCGCGAGGGCGCGCCGGCGGTCGGAATAGGCGGCGAGGTTCCGGAGCTGAATCCG
This window harbors:
- a CDS encoding UPF0758 domain-containing protein encodes the protein MSSSMLRDLPEEERPRERLDRLGPKALAHHELLAILLRTGRRGESSVALAQAVLKEAGGLARLSTLSAGQLVKLRLGRVQALTLSAAIELAARMGSDEVAREKFSSPERVATYLTRLYARRTQESTGVLLLDARHRLLRDRECYTGTIDRALVEPREILKQALLEDAAAMILYH
- a CDS encoding glycosyltransferase produces the protein MKPLSILQVLEKGHFNTGSVVQMFQLAENLHRRGHRVAVVSRGEGQIRERCAAAGVDFIGLPMRNEFDLGSAAKLARLYRERAVDVVHVHKGIAHSVALAATFLGRRKPAIVVNRGVSFPLDAFNRTKFHVRLGAVVTVCEDIKKVIVASGRLRPDQVRVIYAGVDLDVFDPAKLDRGEVRREWGVGGEDFLVVQVGAREWKGWKHLVDATALARPRIPNLKTAIVACKNEEQKAEVAAYAAARGVADAVLPIGFRYDMPKVLMAADLAIDLSYEGLGVTGTIREAMALGKPVIATAAGGNPELVVDGESGLLVPVKDPAAAAEAIVRIAANPEEASRLARGGRARVEAGFSSKVRLDRIEALYRELAGSVGNEAAA